atgaacTGATTATAGGCGTAGGGCAGTGAAGCAGTCAGGGTGACACCTAAATGGCAAAATAGGGAGCCTGGAAGAGGAGTAGGTTTCAGGGCTGGAAGGATTACAGAAACGTGCATTTGAGATCAGCTGGCTATAGTATTCACTGGCAGCTGGATGTGTAAATAGGAAATTCTGGAGACATTCAGGGTCAGGGTCAGATTTGGGAGTCAGTCGTATTTAGGTTACGGAACCAGATGAGGTCACCCaggaaaagagcagagagaagagaatgagGTCGAGGACCAAGCCCTGGATCAGGCCAATATTTAGAGAGTAGGTGGAAGAGAGTATCGGGACTGAAGAGGAGACAACTGTGAGCTTGGAGAGGAGCCAGAGAATATGGTCTCACTGAAGCCGAGGGGAGTGTTATAACAAGGTGGGACTGGATGATGCTGAGTGCTGTTGAGTAGCCAGGTGCAAGGTGGAGGGTGACGGCAGGTTGTCAGGCACAGTCTCAGCAGAGTGTGAGGACAGAGGTGACtgaggaggctggaggagagagCAGATACTCATGAAGTGAAGACGACTTCCCAGTTTGGCTGGGAAGAGGACTGTCTTTCCCCATCACTGCTCCTTTCACAAACAGCCCATTCACCCATGGACCACTCTGTTTCAGCTCACTCTCAAGCACCTGCATTTCAACCGCATCAGGAGGCACCAGGACCCGGAATCCACAGAAGACTCATCACCCGTGACCACACTTCCTTTCTTACCTGCTTAGATCCTGTGcatcgcccccccaccccaccccgccaccccccgcCTTTACCCTGCCCTCTTTCCGGCCATCATTCAGGCAAACCTTAATTCTGATTAAGCCGGTCCTTAGCTTGCTTTTTCCCTGCATCCGAGGAACTACCCCATGGCTGGAGAAAATACCCAGTGATGCTGATGAGCCCAGTTTTAAACTGATGTACATAAATCTCAAGTAGGTCTTCAGGAATGTCCTCCAACTTCCTTCGTTGATTTTCCTACTGTCCACAATTGTTACCTCACACCCTGTCCTCGCTCCTCAAGCCTCCAGCACTTCTTCCCCCTTCCTCACCTTTTGCTGATCtttcagatccgagctgcagttgcgacctacacagcagctgcagcaatgccagatcctttaaccccttgtgcaaggcgagggattgaacctgcatcctggccgctgcagagacaccatcaatcccGTTgcttcacagtgggaactccttccattcCTTCTTAAACTTTCTCCACTCAGGctttctttcctgcctccttACTCCTCAGGCTACCTATGACTTCTGCTGAGTTATCAAACTGTTCCACCCCTGTGTTAGGGGACATCCCAATAGCATGTGCCCTGTTCCTCCAGCGCCCTATCTTTAAACACTTTCTTCCCCCACATATATTCCGGAGTATTACActttcctggttttcctcctgcCTCACTAGTCACTCCTTGGtctcctttgctttctcttcttttaaatgcAGTAGTGCCCCAGGCTCCAATCCTTACCTCTCTATCTATATTCACCTCTTCTGTGTATTCCCCTGGCTTTATAAGCCATCCATAAATTGATGACTCCAAAATGTGGATCTCTAGGCTCTGGCcttttgcctgatttttttttttttttttttgcttcttcggtctgcaccccagcatatggaggttcccaggctaggggtctaattggagctgtagccaccagcctacgccagagccacagcaacgcggaatccgagccgagtctgcgacctataccacagctcacagcaactccagatcctcaacccactaagcaaggccagggatcaaacctgcaacctcatggttcctagtcggattcatttccactgcgccacgatgggagtttttttttttttttttattttcaaatctaaCTGCCCACTTAAGATTTTTGGTTGAAATGTCCAATAGGCATCTCTAGCTTTCAACGTGGCCTACATGGAACTCCTGGCTTCCAGTCCCATTGACTCcctatcccacccccaccctattCCTCCACAAGCCTTTTTGCTTGAGGGAACAGGGCAGGGGTGCTCCTCAGGCCAGAAGTTTAGGATTCACCCCTGCTATTCCTTACACCCCACAGCTACACTATCAGTAAGTCTTGTCAGCTcctaaaacatacaaatatatattttctgctCTTACTCTTCTAAATCTAAGCCACCATCCTTCATCTGGACTTATTAACCTCCAAACTAGTCTTCCTCTTTCAACTCCTGCCCTCTACAGTCTATTAGCCATGCAACAGTCtacatttcaaataaaagtcAAGCTTCTAAACTATGGCTGCTACTCACCCCTTCACCCTCATCTCTGTCACTCATGTACTTGCCAAGCTCTAGCCATACTGGATTCTCCGTAACACAGCACTTGGTTGCAATTCTTCGCATGGTTCTCTAACTTCACTCGAGTTTCTGATCAGATGTCACCTAGCCTTTAGAGAAGCCAACAGTATGATACAGTCTGCTACCCCCCcaagtcattctttttctctttcctggttTACTTTTCTCCCTAGCACTCTTACTACTTGCAATTATATATACCTGTGTCCTTGTTCCCTCTGTTAAAATGTAAGCTCCTTGAAAGCAAGTCTTTGTTCCATCCATGGCACCTACTATATACAGCACCTGGCACATCGTGGCCACTTGATGAATTGGTTAAATTAAAGGAAAAGGTATTTGGAAGGTGAAAGAGAGGTTCGAAggtggtcttttaaaaaatagacataaaatacTAGACCATGTTTTTATGCTGTTGGGAATAATCCTTTAGAAATGGATTTGTTAATGCAGGAGCAAGGGGTTAATGCAGAAAGAATCTGTAGCTATAAATATAGGCATATTGATAGTGtttgagaaaagtgaaaaatcagagaGGATCTGGGATGGAATCTCCATTAGTTTTAGGTAAGTCTGTCCTTGGAGTCCTTTGCTCCCTGCAGACAGGAATGTTGCGATTATGCCCTGAGAAGACACCCCACCCTGCCCTTTGCGTGAGATTGACCAAAGGTCTGTGGTGCGCTGAATTTCATGACACGTCGAGGCTTTGCAGTgtgctttggtctttttttgcgcAGCTAATACATTAAAGCCCcatggtgatttaaaaaataatagcctgcatttttttttctttcaaaatactgTAAACTCTGGAATGACATTTTCATTAGTGCCTCCTTCTCTTTCAGGAACTATGTGAAAAACAACATTTGTTTTATGAGTCATCACCAAGAGGAATTAGTGCCAAAACAgcttcaaaaaagaaaaccccaagaaCAGTTCTTGGAGTCTAAGAAGCTGCGGGGTAGGGGACAACCAAGGCAGCTTTCTCCGGAGACCTAGCAGCCGCAAAACCTCACAGATGTTGATACAGCGTACGAACACTTAGAGTGTCTTCCCACCATACACAGTTGCCACTCGTTCTACCCCCCAAAAGGTAGATGAGGTACAAGGTCCCAAGTGATCTCTTTCCTACTGAGCAGAATACCAGGTTAAAAATATTAGCTGGTTCACTATCTACCACCTTTTTCACAGAGGAGCCTTTGAAAGACCATGAACTAGTGATGCCATCAACTTTTACCTTAAGGCATGTATGCACAGAGGCCAGTGGCGGCTTTGTTTTTCAGACACAGAAGTGGTCTGATCCCAGGCTTACAGTTTTTGGCCTACTGAGACACACCTTGCACTGGGTCATGTGCAAAAAAGAACCAAGACATAATGTGGACGACTGCACACATATTCTAGGTTAGGACAGGGTTCTGGTTAGGATTCTAGTGATAATTTCTAACTACACACAAGTATAAAGATTATATGACGTATTTTATGAATTATAAACTACAGTGTAATGCAAAAGATCCTTTTTGATGTtagtattataaaataaacaattatgCAATAGGAGAAAAGTAAGCATTTTTTTCCATCCGTTTTTAAGTATGAATAGAGAGGACAATTTGAAAATCCTGGGACCATATTTGTTTAGAAATAGCTGTTAGGCAAACATGAGCAAAGGAGTCAGGCCATTAGGGTATTATTTAGCCAAATCTGTACGTAATTAGGTTCAAGTTACTGAGCTTATACAATTCTCTCTTTGTAAGGTTTTCATGATAACCTCACAGTGGTCCATAGTTTCTTACAATTCTTTGCAGTCCTCAGGGATATCACTACCTCAGGTTAAGGCATACAGGCTATATATAATCTATGCTGACCTTCAGATGCCTGCAGACATAATAAATGACATCCAGACATCGGGCCAGTTCCCTCACTATGCTCTTCTCTATGATGAAACACAGATCACCGACTGCGCCACACATTTGGGTTTCACCTACACAATGGATTGCTCTCTTCTGCATTTCTCCAGTTGAGTTTTGAGACTTGGGGAGGCATTTTACCAGTAGAATTTGGATGCAATGATAGAAAATCTACAATAAAGGATCTCAAACCACTTATGTAGTAACCCATTAAATTACAGTATTATTAGCTATgggagacacacacaaaaaggattGAGCAACCGAacttcaaaaagaatacaataatgaTTACCTTAAAGAAGAGAATCCTAAGAGTCAAAAACTTTTTGTTTGACTTGAAATCTTTCTATTGGCCTTTAACAGTGTCCTAGTTTGATATGATCTACTGCATTCCCTGAAAATGAAGAGGTTTCAAGACTACAGTCTATATAAGTGATAGTAAAGCTGTATTATCAGAAACTCAGGAGACTAGACGACCAGGTTCTGAAACATACTATCTAAATTAAAATTGGCAGGGCAAGTTTTAAGGAGCTTTGTCATCTGCACTCTGTATGATTCATTTCAGATGCAAGTCAGAGCACACACTGCTTTGTTCATGTGTTTTAGAGGGAGTAGGCAAAGTATGCTCTGTAGAGGAtcaatttaagaaatttattataCCACCTTCAGTGGAATTATATGCtgagattttaaaaaggcaggaCAGGTAATCAtatgaattttcttctttgtcaagCATCACGGATTGAGAGATGTTTAACAAAACTGTTACATGTTTCGCTGTGCGGTTCAAACACAGTATATACTTTAGTTATTTCTTGGTTTAGTCATGCATTGCGAATGAGCAGGAAATTGTTTAGGAACCTGGTAGGTTTATCACTAAGTGATTTCAACTTCGGTATCTTAAACGCTCTCATGCTTTtcttattattcagcctttattgaaacaaatatattttcaagctaATTTTTACCCGACACGCCCAATTAGAGCTTTTTgactttcaaaaataagaaagggGGAATACATAATTTGTATGTACATATTcacagtttttatttgttaaaaaatgtaCAGCACTTGGGAAAAGCCAGAAGACATCAGACACGCTCATTTCTTACCAGCTTTGTTAAATGTAAAGGGTCACCCAAGACACTGCGCCAGGCGATACTTGAGCAGCAGCCCTGAAACCAGACCTGCTCTGattgtctttcttcctcttttctgagAAAGCATTTTGATGAGCTACTGACCTACCTAGTATTCAAGTCACTCAATACTGAAAAATGTTACAATACCTGGATCTGCACCTTGGCTATATAAtcatgtttttttcctcccttttttttttgtgtgtgaatattGCAAATCAGGAGATCAgttattactgttaattaaatCTAAGTGGAAAACCTCAAGTTTTTGAAAAACGCCTGCCCAGAACCATAACTTTCATCAAattttattctgtatattttagaagGGTGTCTAGCCTACTGGatcttaaaatgaaacaaataaacaacaatgtAAAAAATGAGAACGGAAGTCTGAAAATCACAATTAAGTCTTTCccaagaaataatataaaagttaGCCTTTGCCCCCCACTTATGAAAGCAGAGGAAGGCATCgagaagaaagaagataaaataaacataaaataatttttactgttCAGTGCAGTTTTCAGGATTTTAGAATAGGGTAAGGAAAATGTACTGGAATATGGGAAGTTAAGATGTTCCAATTGTTCACAACCAGTTTCAAAACACTTTGGAAGTTCAAAGTTTTAGTGGAAGATTATGTTGTAGTATTACCTCTGTTAATTTTAACTGAAGCTAATATGATTCCACTCAGCCTTAGTTCTAGGTAAAATCCTTATTAGTTATACTAAACTCCTAAAGGCAAATGGCAGAACGCTAATGCAGCTTGAGCCTGTTTTACTACTCCTGGGCTCATGGGTGAGCCAGAGAGCCACTTTTTCAATAATGCATATTTATTATAGCTTTAAGAGTAGCCATTCCATATACTGAGTAGTTGCTCTTTAGCTTCATTAAATAAGACACAACAAGGGGAAAGACTTTTCTCTCACAAAATGGCTTTCAAGTTCAAGTTGAACTACAGGATAATTATACTGTGGCACAGGGGCAGCTTTTGGGCACTTCTTGCTACAACAGCACAATGCTTCAACTTCTGACAAGACTCTTAGCATAGCCTCGAGTACCAACCGAAGATGATGACTTTCCTGCAACCAGCGTTGTCTTTCCAGAATAACAAAGGTTCAAATGAGGTACAACCCATCACAGCTTCCTTCTCATATTCATCTTGTTAAGTAAGAggattctcttttaaaaactacAATTCTGCAACTTTTAAAAGATTGTTAACGTCTTCTATCATGTTAAATTAGCAACATAAAACATTACACTTAAACTATAAAGTTCTACTCCGGTTCCCTAGGatttatatacatgtttttacTTCTaatctgcaagaaaaaaaattcctatttgaTATTTGGTAACAGAGAATTAAAAGATACTTtacacatgtggcatatatatatttacaaaatacaCTTCAAAAAGAAGCCAACACACTTTAGCAAAAGTCTAAGCttgcatagattaaaaaaaaattatgaatacaatttttgttaaaatagaaaatggggAATAAAAGTTATAGAATGGATATGAAGAGAGATCTTTTCCAAACTTTTATTTGTGCACATTCAATTGAAAAAGATAACTTTTACAGGTTCTTTGGTGCCCATATTAGcatacaaaaatgtaaaagactATTCACAAATAAAACACGTTAgctcaaactggaaaaaaaataatgacaacaaaacaaTTTAAGGTAGTGCACACTGTGACAGCTCTGCTTATGGGGACATGAAAATTACTGCGAAAATAAATAGAATGTCCTTTTGTAAAAGCAGCAAAGTCATGTCTTGTAAACTTCCTCTTTATATTACAGCAAGGTTTGAAATAAAATCCGAAGGGACTGGAGCTTACTGTAGCCGTCAATGAATAAAAGAGTCTATTTCCTCGATTACTGTTGGTCCAGTTTTCCTTTTGAGTCCAATGTGCAGCAGGTTTTAAAAGGTGCTCAGTTAGGGATTCTAACCAATTAAGCGATGGattataaaatttctttcctgctttcaaaCACAAATGGGTAAATCTGTTCCACAGCAGTAGCAACAGCCTTTACATTGGGCCCTGTAACGAGCACAAAAGAGGAAGGAGTGAGAAGAGGCCAAAGACAACACTAGGAAAAACTGATTTCCCACAATTAAAAATATCCAAACACTTCAAAATATTAGctgcctcttttttaaaatctatgcgTGAaattcttttgtggctcagcaggttaaaaaagtggcttgggtcgctgctgtcatgcaggttcagtccctggcccaggcacttccacatgatgtgggcacggccaaaaaagggaaaaacaaaacgaaacaaaacccCACTACATTTACATAATTACACACATAGTCATAGTAAGGatcaagagaataaaattttttttatggacCATTAAAGACAATTGAACATAAAAGGATGATATTCCTCATTTTAGGGTACCACTGTGAAAagagaatacattaaaaaaacacacacagatatCAAGAAGGAGATTACAAAGTGCTATAATAcgctttttaaaggaaagaataacAAGTGGGACTAGATAACTATTATCCTTTTGGTCACTGCAGACTGGCTTTTGTTTAGGCTACGACTGAAGCTCACTGGAGTATTGAGGAACCCAGCAGGGCTCCACAGTGCTGCGACCAGAGTGCTGGGAAACCAGAGCGCTGTTATAAACTGCAAGGTCTAAACATCCTCACAAATTTACTAATCTGGCCTTTAAAACTTACTctgttaattgaaaaaaaaaaaaaaaaaagcaagggatggttgacaatatatacatgtaatgcTAGAAGCTAGAAGTAACTTTTAAaacttactttgaaaaaaaaaagaaagttttttcaCAGATGTACGCTTACCTTGTGAAAGATCCTAGAAGTGGACATGCACACCCACTGTGAACCCTTGGAAGGTACTGACTACGTTTTATCCGGGTCCACTCCTCCCCAACCCACCTCAGCCCGTCCACAGAGTCTAGAGCTTTGCCCACAGGAACCACTCAGTATGTGTCCACTGAATTGTTAACACTTCACAGGATATACTGGATGCtaatatataataatgtgtaCTAACTAACCAGGTCAATGCTCTTCAGTTTGCTATTGTTTAATTCTCTACTAAGTTAATCTATATTGTACACAGGCACTATTGTATTCCATCCTTCGTAGGGATGTATCAACAGCTTTGGGGACCTCTGTGAAGTCTGAGCTCCAAAGTACAGAGACAGTGAGTTGAAAGAAGAGAACAAATAGACTTGTTCCTCACCACTCCATGTTTAAAATTCAGGCATGACTCCGCAAGAGCCTTTAAAAACCTCTGAGGAAGATGTGAAAATCCATGGATAAATCAAAACTAAAGATTTTTGTTTCAGGTTAACAGGTGTCagttaatcattttaattttcctctaaGGATTGAATGAGTAAAAAGAACACTCAAGGACACTAAAGAAATCTTCCTTAACTCAATTTTGCCAAAGGTTGGGCCTCACTCCCAAGTAATGTCTCTGTAAAATTATAActacaataacattaaaaaattcagcCTGTGTGTTAATGCTACCCGTTGACGTCTATGCCTCGTTTTCTGCAACTATCCCttccaaataattaaaaagactCAACAGAGAcaacaaaatacacataaaacataACAGGTGCCAATTATAGTTGTTCATGTAAAACTTCCATGAAGTTCATAAAATGGGTTTCTctcaagtttttttgttgttgttgttgtttttaggtttttttggctgcacctgaggcatacaggagttctcagaccagggactgaaccatagcaatgacaatgctgaatcctcaacctgctgagatATGAGGGATTCTCcttgagtattttatttatttatttattttttgccttttgtctttctaggcccgcacccacggcatatggaggttcccaggctaggggtctaattggagctgtagccgatggcctacatcacagccacagcaatgccagatccgagcctcatctgtgacctacaccacagctcacggcaacaatggatccttaacccactgagcaaggccaaggactgaacccacaacctcatggttcttagtcagattcatttccactgtgccacgacgggaattcctccttgagtattttaaacacaaaatatCATAAACTTAtaccaaatatgaaaatatatacttgaataggctttattttttggctgtgcccacaacatgtgaaagttctggtgacagggatcaaacttgtgccacagcagtgaccagagccacagcagtgacaacgccagattcttaacctgctgagctaccatggAACACCAATATTAGAATATTCTTAATTACGAACTGGAAACTACTATCTAAATGCTCATAGACAATATATTCATGTACTGGGTACTAAATGGCAGTAAGAATAActaagctaggagttcccatcgtggctcagtggaaacgaatctgactagtatccatgaggacgcaggtttgatccctggccttgctcagtaggttaaggatccggcaatgccgtgaactgtggtgtaggttgcagacatggctcagatcccaagttgcagtgtttgtggtgtaggccagtggctacagctcttactcaacctctagccagggaacctccatatgccacaggtgcagccttgaaaaagacaaaaaaaaaaaaaacctaatctaCAGCTACATGGAACAATACAGATGAATCTTGCTAAGGTAATGATGAAGATAAAGAGGAGagacataaaatattatatgtaagAGTTCAAAATTGTATAGAAAAGCAGGGAAACCTAAGCTACATGTTCAAAGTGAGGAGACTGGTTCTCCCAGAAGGGCAGAAATGACTACAAGGGACAACGCAGACATTATTTTGGAATGAACACCTCTTATCTCATTCGATCCATAATTGACAAGCTTAGTTTCAATATCATAAAATACCTGTTACTGTGATACTTCCTGTTGAAAAAATCTGTAATGTAGCTCTTAGAGATTTTATCCGATAGCACACAGCAGGATGAAGTTCAGGTTcataactataacaaaaaaagtcacaattATTATAAATACTTATAGCCTGATAGGTAATTTCAAATTTGATAAGTTATCTTAATTCTTCAAAGACCTACCTGGCATGAGGTCTATTGTTCTTTGTGAATTCCGGCAAACGGATTTCAAACGGCATGTTACAAACTGCCAAAACGTTAACAACCTTAAAATCTGTAAATATTACCTTTAGGAGAGGAGTAAAACCAATAAATtactacaaaacaaacaaaaaatctgctCGTCAGAGTATTCTTAATCATTAAATTTCAATCCTTAAAAATAAGAGCAAACGAGATATACATTTAAAGCATGGATTCAGGATTTTAAGTAATCAAGGACTCTTTAATGTTGtaattaaaaggggaaaaaaaagctcaaaaagtcattaaaaaataaattttaaataaactaaaaataaataaagctggagATAATTACACTAGTAAAACAGTACATCTGGGGTCTTCCGAATTTTATTTccgtttaattttttaatactttatttttttatttattatcatttttattttttaatggctgcacttgcagcacatggagggtctcaggctaggggttgaatcgaagctacagctgctggcctatgccacagccacgtggaatccaagccacatctgcaacctacaccacagctcatggcaacaccagatccttgacccactgagcaaggccagggatcgaacctgcatcctcatggataccagtcggattcgtttctgctgcatcacaacgggaactccctaatttcttAATACTTTAAATGGGATTATTAATCTCCTGGGATAGGAGGGAGAACAGTAAGGAAAAGATTAAAGCAGAGAGTAAGGAAAAGATTAAAGCAGAGTCCTCCTTGAAGAGTCAAAATGGAAAAGCTGTCATTCAATATTAAGTGAAAATAGTAAACACTGAACTCCCATaagccaggattttttttttctttcttttctttcctgatagGTGAGAAGCAGATGTCTTCAGAAACAAACACACTTCACAGAAAAAGAGTGGGCCATCTAAGAGGGTGGGAGAGGCCCAGACTTTTTCCTATATGCAATAAGGTAAAAATGACATTTCTTGAGTTTCGTCAGATGTTTGTTTCTCTTGGGACATACCGTGGGGAAAAGAGTGATAAAACTGTGTTTTTAACTCTGAGATTTCTCTCAACATTTCTAATATTATGCCAAGAAAAGAGGCTCCAAGGTTGAAAATAATGTTCTCTCAATATTAACACCTTTGGCTACTTGTACTAATATTTTAATGGTTTTACCTTGTTAACGTTTCAACTGTTCTTAGTACAACCACAAATCTGGATGAACTGACCATCCTCCAGCTCAGTACTGGTACAAGGCAGTGGGACAAAGTCAGAAAGTCTGCAAAGCAGCCCCACCGTCTCCTGCAGGTCTTAATCCTGCACTCCCGTCCAGCACCAACACCCCCGCTCCCCACTGGCACGCAGTGCTCTCCTAGCACCTTCCACCTCAAAGGAGACTGAAGTCATTGGAGAGGAACTCGACCTCGCACTCAAACCCCAAACAGCCCCGGCCCACTTCTCCAGGAACCAcagctc
The nucleotide sequence above comes from Phacochoerus africanus isolate WHEZ1 chromosome 2, ROS_Pafr_v1, whole genome shotgun sequence. Encoded proteins:
- the TBPL1 gene encoding TATA box-binding protein-like 1, with amino-acid sequence MDADSDVALDILITNVVCVFRTRCHLNLRKIALEGANVIYKRDVGKVLMKLRKPRITATIWSSGKIICTGATSEEEAKFGARRLARSLQKLGFQVIFTDFKVVNVLAVCNMPFEIRLPEFTKNNRPHASYEPELHPAVCYRIKSLRATLQIFSTGSITVTGPNVKAVATAVEQIYPFVFESRKEIL